Proteins from a single region of Hermetia illucens chromosome 3, iHerIll2.2.curated.20191125, whole genome shotgun sequence:
- the LOC119652302 gene encoding trypsin-like isoform X1, with product MKLNLKIPVFVLLPMLFLITVTTCQKPLKKAQLGDFPSLVIVIFAGVGPLCTGVLISSVHITLPGHCVMVGEPILKEFATVVAGDNNWKGGGRSREERNISWVLLHPKYNCHTFEYDIAVIKVIAPFPLTEYINLKAISDALPELGTHCVVAVWGSRRTCIFMKGSLRYAKVPVIRFESCSRPPELFIRSKMICAGNYQVNGRCSQSSVGPLFCKGSLHGLNTGGKTSCDPLHNSLKYTAVYAFRNFLQTAVVRRSGEPLVIVQVSGSKKSHTRIWILFGVLANTSLIKILRICLI from the exons ATGaaacttaatttaaaaattccggttttcgttttgcttccaaTGCTATTCTTAATAACTGTGACAACATGCCAGAAACCTTTGAAAAAAGCGCAACTTGGAGATTTCCCTAGTCTT GTGATCGTGATATTTGCAGGTGTCGGTCCATTATGCACTGGTGTTCTCATTAGCAGTGTGCATATTACACTTCCTGGACACTGCGTCATGGTCGGAGAGCCAATTTTGAAAGAGTTTGCG ACAGTCGTGGCTGGCGATAACAACTGGAAAGGAGGTGGTCGATCCAGGGAAGAACGAAACATAAGCTGGGTTTTGCTTCACCCAAAATATAATTGCCACACGTTCGAATATGatatcgccgtaataaag GTAATTGCACCGTTTCCTCTAACAGAATATATAAATTTAAAGGCTATCTCAGATGCGCTCCCAGAATTAGGAACGCATTGTGTGGTGGCTGTATGGGGTTCAAGAAGGACG TGTATCTTTATGAAGGGTTCATTGCGCTATGCTAAGGTTCCTGTGATTCGTTTCGAAAGCTGTTCAAGACCGCCTGAACTATTCATCCGATCTAAAATGATTTGTGCTGGAAATTATCAGGTGAATGGGCGGTGTAGT CAAAGCAGTGTGGGTCCATTGTTTTGTAAAGGCTCTCTTCATGGGTTGAATACAGGTGGCAAGACGTCATGTGATCCGCTTCATAATAGTTTGAAATACACCGCAGTATACGCTTTTCGAAACTTCTTACAAACAGCAGTTGTTCGAAGAAGTGGTGAACCATTGGTTATAGTTCAAGTTTCGGG ctcgaagaAAAGTCACACTCGCATCTGGATTTTATTTGGTGTTCTAGCAAATACTTCTTTAAttaaaattcttcgcatttgtctTATTTAA
- the LOC119652302 gene encoding trypsin-like isoform X2: MKLNLKIPVFVLLPMLFLITVTTCQKPLKKAQLGDFPSLVIVIFAGVGPLCTGVLISSVHITLPGHCVMVGEPILKEFATVVAGDNNWKGGGRSREERNISWVLLHPKYNCHTFEYDIAVIKVIAPFPLTEYINLKAISDALPELGTHCVVAVWGSRRTGSLRYAKVPVIRFESCSRPPELFIRSKMICAGNYQVNGRCSQSSVGPLFCKGSLHGLNTGGKTSCDPLHNSLKYTAVYAFRNFLQTAVVRRSGEPLVIVQVSGSKKSHTRIWILFGVLANTSLIKILRICLI, from the exons ATGaaacttaatttaaaaattccggttttcgttttgcttccaaTGCTATTCTTAATAACTGTGACAACATGCCAGAAACCTTTGAAAAAAGCGCAACTTGGAGATTTCCCTAGTCTT GTGATCGTGATATTTGCAGGTGTCGGTCCATTATGCACTGGTGTTCTCATTAGCAGTGTGCATATTACACTTCCTGGACACTGCGTCATGGTCGGAGAGCCAATTTTGAAAGAGTTTGCG ACAGTCGTGGCTGGCGATAACAACTGGAAAGGAGGTGGTCGATCCAGGGAAGAACGAAACATAAGCTGGGTTTTGCTTCACCCAAAATATAATTGCCACACGTTCGAATATGatatcgccgtaataaag GTAATTGCACCGTTTCCTCTAACAGAATATATAAATTTAAAGGCTATCTCAGATGCGCTCCCAGAATTAGGAACGCATTGTGTGGTGGCTGTATGGGGTTCAAGAAGGACG GGTTCATTGCGCTATGCTAAGGTTCCTGTGATTCGTTTCGAAAGCTGTTCAAGACCGCCTGAACTATTCATCCGATCTAAAATGATTTGTGCTGGAAATTATCAGGTGAATGGGCGGTGTAGT CAAAGCAGTGTGGGTCCATTGTTTTGTAAAGGCTCTCTTCATGGGTTGAATACAGGTGGCAAGACGTCATGTGATCCGCTTCATAATAGTTTGAAATACACCGCAGTATACGCTTTTCGAAACTTCTTACAAACAGCAGTTGTTCGAAGAAGTGGTGAACCATTGGTTATAGTTCAAGTTTCGGG ctcgaagaAAAGTCACACTCGCATCTGGATTTTATTTGGTGTTCTAGCAAATACTTCTTTAAttaaaattcttcgcatttgtctTATTTAA
- the LOC119652302 gene encoding kallikrein-8-like isoform X3 has product MKLNLKIPVFVLLPMLFLITVTTCQKPLKKAQLGDFPSLVIVIFAGVGPLCTGVLISSVHITLPGHCVMVGEPILKEFATVVAGDNNWKGGGRSREERNISWVLLHPKYNCHTFEYDIAVIKCIFMKGSLRYAKVPVIRFESCSRPPELFIRSKMICAGNYQVNGRCSQSSVGPLFCKGSLHGLNTGGKTSCDPLHNSLKYTAVYAFRNFLQTAVVRRSGEPLVIVQVSGSKKSHTRIWILFGVLANTSLIKILRICLI; this is encoded by the exons ATGaaacttaatttaaaaattccggttttcgttttgcttccaaTGCTATTCTTAATAACTGTGACAACATGCCAGAAACCTTTGAAAAAAGCGCAACTTGGAGATTTCCCTAGTCTT GTGATCGTGATATTTGCAGGTGTCGGTCCATTATGCACTGGTGTTCTCATTAGCAGTGTGCATATTACACTTCCTGGACACTGCGTCATGGTCGGAGAGCCAATTTTGAAAGAGTTTGCG ACAGTCGTGGCTGGCGATAACAACTGGAAAGGAGGTGGTCGATCCAGGGAAGAACGAAACATAAGCTGGGTTTTGCTTCACCCAAAATATAATTGCCACACGTTCGAATATGatatcgccgtaataaag TGTATCTTTATGAAGGGTTCATTGCGCTATGCTAAGGTTCCTGTGATTCGTTTCGAAAGCTGTTCAAGACCGCCTGAACTATTCATCCGATCTAAAATGATTTGTGCTGGAAATTATCAGGTGAATGGGCGGTGTAGT CAAAGCAGTGTGGGTCCATTGTTTTGTAAAGGCTCTCTTCATGGGTTGAATACAGGTGGCAAGACGTCATGTGATCCGCTTCATAATAGTTTGAAATACACCGCAGTATACGCTTTTCGAAACTTCTTACAAACAGCAGTTGTTCGAAGAAGTGGTGAACCATTGGTTATAGTTCAAGTTTCGGG ctcgaagaAAAGTCACACTCGCATCTGGATTTTATTTGGTGTTCTAGCAAATACTTCTTTAAttaaaattcttcgcatttgtctTATTTAA